A genomic window from Gemmatimonadota bacterium includes:
- a CDS encoding carbamoyl phosphate synthase small subunit, with protein sequence PPLRVVAFDFGVKRNILRLLVDQGFEVTVVPARTSAEEARALAPDAIFLSNGPGDPAAVEGVRDTVRTLAQELPLFGICLGHQILGLALGGRTRKLKFGHHGGNQPGKDLATGKVAICAENHGYAVEAESLREAGEPVTVTHVNLNDDTVEGLAHERLPLFSVQYHPEASPGPHDVRYFFERFREMTLRHKAGESVSGAAVARGL encoded by the coding sequence CGCCGCCCCTCCGCGTCGTCGCCTTCGACTTCGGCGTGAAGCGGAACATCCTGCGGCTCCTCGTGGACCAGGGCTTCGAGGTCACGGTCGTGCCCGCGCGCACTTCGGCGGAGGAGGCGCGGGCGCTCGCGCCGGACGCCATCTTCCTCTCGAACGGGCCCGGCGACCCGGCGGCCGTCGAGGGAGTGCGCGACACGGTGCGCACGCTCGCCCAGGAGCTCCCGCTGTTCGGCATCTGCCTCGGGCACCAGATCCTCGGTCTGGCGCTCGGCGGCAGGACGCGGAAGCTCAAGTTCGGCCACCACGGCGGCAACCAGCCGGGCAAGGACCTCGCTACGGGCAAGGTCGCGATCTGCGCCGAGAACCACGGCTACGCCGTCGAGGCGGAATCGCTGCGCGAGGCCGGGGAGCCGGTCACGGTGACCCACGTGAACCTGAACGACGACACCGTCGAAGGGCTCGCCCACGAGCGCCTGCCGCTGTTCTCGGTCCAGTACCACCCGGAGGCGTCGCCCGGGCCGCACGACGTCCGTTACTTCTTCGAGCGCTTCCGCGAGATGACGCTCCGGCACAAGGCCGGCGAATCCGTCAGCGGCGCCGCCGTCGCACGGGGGCTCTAG